GTTCGCGCCGTCGACGGCGACGCCGTAGACACCGTTGAACTCACCGCCGGCGGTACCGAGGCTGCTGACGACTCCGCCCTGGCAGTCGGCCGAGACGGTGCATACCTCGTAGCCGGTCCCCGTGTCGCCCGGCTTCCCGCTCTGGATCACGTCCTTGCCCCACGCGGCGACGAAGTGCCCGTCGGGGCCGAACCTTTGCACGCGCGACGTGAGATCACCGACATACACGTTGTTGCTCGTGTCGATGCCGAGCGTACCGAACGGGCTGTCCATCGTGCCGCCCCACTTGCCGCCGGTGTCCGCCGAAGAGCTGCCCGCCTGGCAGTCGGCCGCCGTGGTGCAGACCTCGAAGCCCGCGCCCGTGTCACCCGGCTTGCCGCTCTGCACCACGTTCTTGCCCCAGGCGCGCTCGAAGTTTCCGTTCGCGTCGAATTTCTGGATGCGGTCGTTACTGTAGTCGGCGACGTAGACGTGATCGGTCGAGTCGATCCCGATGCCGTCCGCTCCGTAGAACTCACCGCCGAGGGCGCCCGCCGAAGCGCCCTGGCAATTGGCCGACACGCTGCACACCTCGAAGCCGGTCCCGCCGCCCTTGTCGACGTCCTTCCCCCACACGGCGATGAAGTGCCCGTCGGCGCCGAGCTTCGTCACGCGGTCGTCGCCCGCCACGTAGACGTTGCCCTGCGAATCGGTCGCGACGGCCAGGGGCGTGCCGTACCCGCCGCCGATACCCGTGTGCGAGCTCGACTTGCAGTCCGCGGCGGCAGTGCAGATCTCGTATGTCCCCGGGCTCCCGCTGACGACGCCCTCGCCCCACGCGGCGACGAAAGTCCCGTCGGCGAGGAACTTCTCGACGCGGCCGCCGCCCACCTCGGCCACGTAGACCTCGCCGGCGCGCCCCGTCCCGACCCCGATCGGGCCGTTGAGGCTCCCGCCCGCGAAGCCGGACAGGGTCCCCTGCTTGCAGCTCGCCGCCGTCGTGCAGACCTCGTAGCCGGTGCCGGGATCCGAGGCGTCGACGTCGAATCCCCACGTCCGTTCGAAGACCCCCGACGCCGACCACGCGGGCACGGCGGCCGTGACGACGGCGACGAGCCCGACGGCAATCGCACGACGATCCGGTAGGGAGGTCTTCGTAGAGCCGAGCCTACAAAACATGTCACGGTGTCGCCAAGTGGAGTGGATCGCCCCGACCGGGCGCGGCATCGGCCCGAAGCGACGAGGCCCTGTTCGCCGCCACCATGCTGCACGACTACGCGTTCTCGGTTCTCACCACGCTCGAGGGCCGCTGCTTCACGCTCGCGGGTGCCGAGGTCGCGGCGCGCGTCCTCGCCGCCTCCCCCCTCGCGCCCGTGCTGCGGCACGACGTGCTCGCGCGCGTGGAGGTCGATCCGCGCGGCATCGAACGGGTGATCGAGCAGCATCCCAGCCACCGGTTCAACGCGCGCGGCGAGCCGCTCCTGCGCGCGCGCCCACCGGGTTCCCGAATGTCGCTCTGCCGCGCTCTTCACGGCCGGCCCGCACGCGGGCGGGACGCTCTGCCGTTGGCCCTTGTCTTTGCGCGCACGGCCATGCTAGCCGCGCCCCCATGCATGCCACCCGGATCGCGCTCGCCCTCCTCCTGCTCGCCTTTCGGGCGCCCCTTCCCGCCGCGGCCGACGACGGTGCCGCCGTCATCAAGCAGATGCAGGCCGCGCTCGAGCCCGAGCGCTCGACCCTTCGGTCGATGACCCTGAGCGTGACCGGGACCGATGGATCGTCGACGCCGATCACCCTGGGCGAGGCCCGCGGCGTCGTCGCGGGCACGCCGCGCATCCTGGCCGTCGTACTGGCGCCGCCGTCTCTCCGCGGAACCGCGTATCTGATCCAGCACGGCGGTCCGGGCACGCAGGACGTCCAGTGGGTGTGGCTGCCCGCCATCGGCCGGGTGCGGAAGATCGTCTCGCCCGAGGCGTTCACCGCGTTCCTCAACTCGGACTTCAACTACGCCGATCTCGGTTTCGTC
This DNA window, taken from Candidatus Eisenbacteria bacterium, encodes the following:
- a CDS encoding outer membrane lipoprotein-sorting protein, translated to MHATRIALALLLLAFRAPLPAAADDGAAVIKQMQAALEPERSTLRSMTLSVTGTDGSSTPITLGEARGVVAGTPRILAVVLAPPSLRGTAYLIQHGGPGTQDVQWVWLPAIGRVRKIVSPEAFTAFLNSDFNYADLGFVSIGSQFSSLGDAEHDGVKCQQVQAVPKETWAYARTVTCVAKDSHLPVDRQIYDPANGLWKVQKWSRPETIDGVPSIRKVSMEDVQMKSRTDIVVGAVRYGLPIPESLFDPAGLGKVADASIWGTLSVAAPPN